In one window of Trichoderma breve strain T069 chromosome 7 map unlocalized scaffold00008, whole genome shotgun sequence DNA:
- a CDS encoding alpha/beta hydrolase fold domain-containing protein, whose amino-acid sequence MTQKTDWIIGLLSPPDHPHFIIRFDHRDTGRSTSFTKPSDGTPVYTLDDMVEDIVGLIKHLKLTNVHLVGTSLGGTLAWQTASRLPDVVRSLALVLTSPVGRQQIPSDNLPRVHLEGQWLLAEAYEIPDDRDDDEGWIQSYMRLGLALATQPPTEEEKAESRRESEITYYREKESGTMWTKYNHSDASGVRWPRELLKQIRCPTVVIHAAKDQIFPLKHAEALRDDVKGATLVIIEDCGHEIPHRARQQMVDAILANVKKAE is encoded by the coding sequence ATGACACAGAAGACGGATTGGATTATTGGGCTCCTTAGTCCTCCAGATCATCCACATTTCATTATTCGATTTGATCATCGAGATACAGGCCGGTCAACCTCTTTTACCAAGCCATCAGACGGAACACCGGTATATACGCTAGACGACATGGTCGAGGACATCGTAGGGCTCATTAAGCATCTCAAACTCACAAACGTGCACCTCGTTGGCACTAGTTTGGGTGGAACTCTTGCGTGGCAAACAGCTAGTCGCTTGCCGGATGTCGTTAGAAGTCTAGCTCTTGTGCTCACGAGCCCAGTTGGGCGCCAACAGATCCCTAGTGATAACCTGCCTCGGGTACACCTGGAGGGGCAGTGGCTGTTAGCCGAAGCGTATGAGATTCCAGATGACCgggacgatgacgaaggtTGGATCCAATCATATATGCGACTTGGCCTTGCTCTCGCAACTCAGCCGCCAACGGAGGAGGAAAAAGCTGAATCGAGAAGGGAGTCTGAGATTACATATTACCGCGAGAAAGAGAGCGGGACTATGTGGACCAAGTATAACCACTCTGATGCGTCGGGTGTGAGGTGGCCGCGCGAGTTACTCAAACAGATCCGATGTCCGACAGTTGTCATTCACGCCGCAAAGGACCAGATTTTCCCACTTAAGCACGCCGAGGCTCTAAGAGATGATGTTAAAGGGGCAACGCTTGTCATTATCGAAGACTGCGGGCATGAGATACCACATCGAGCTCGTCAACAGATGGTGGATGCGATTCTCGCCAATGTGAAGAAGGCAGAATAG
- a CDS encoding FAD binding domain-containing protein, producing MSSAATINASGKAALILREKLGADKVILPDDALPDVGQFDTTFYFIAQAAQIVPVCRVLPVNAADVAAILNIVRETGATFAIKSGGHNSYASGTNAENGITIDLSRFKDITISDDRKSVTVGAGCRFGEIYDKLEAHGLGCVGGRISSVGVSGLTMGGGISFFSSERGLACDNVISYELVLANGQILNVSEKSHPDLFWGMRGAGITLGIVTHMELRTFNFGQIWGGASVFSHENKAAVFDAFNKFVHDGSDPSTEAFMLSTDAAKDGNSVYAVITSHSNPQSDTAVFDDIKSLTPLASTTQIRSLKNLCDEMDSQNEPGFRFRTSSLSVKFNLSTLEQIDAFHKESVALLKDCDGFVPSILYQPLVGSMLPKDAIGNALGIKPEDTPLIIIAILWRWTDVQHDKMIFDVADQFVDKVEKAARAQGTFHRYQYLNYAARHQDVYGSYGEENIKRLLEIKTKYDPEDLMSTLRPGIIQLSGSQKA from the exons ATGTCTTCTGCAGCCACCATAAACGCTAGCGGAAAAGCT GCTCTCATACTTCGTGAAAAGCTGGGCGCTGATAAGGTCATCCTGCCAGATGACGCTCTCCCAGATGTAGGCCAATTTGACACAACCTTTTATTTCATTGCACAGGCTGCGCAGATCGTCCCTGTATGCCGTGTTCTCCCAGTCAACGCTGCGGACGTCGCGGCAATCCTTAATATTGTCCGGGAGACCGGGGCTACTTTTGCAATTAAGTCTGGAGGTCATAACTCATACGCTTCTGGGACCAATGCGGAGAATGGAATCACTATCGACCTGAGTCGTTTTAAAGACATCACCATCTCGGATGATCGCAAGTCTGTCACCGTTGGTGCTGGCTGCAGGTTCGGCGAAATTTACGACAAGCTAGAGGCACATGGACTTGGGTGCGTTGGTGGCCGAATTTCTAGTGTCGGGGTTAGTGGACTTACTATGGGAG GTGgcatttctttcttctcgtcCGAAAGAGGGCTTGCTTGTGACAATGTCATAAGTTACGAG CTCGTTCTTGCCAATGGCCAAATTCTAAATGTCAGTGAAAAGTCGCATCCTGACCTTTTCTGGGGCATGAGAGGAGCCGGTATCACTCTTGGTATCGTCACTCATATGGAGCTGAGAACCTTTAATTTTGGACAAATATGGGGTGGTGCCAGTGTATTCTCCCATGAAAACAAGGCTGCAGTTTTCGATGCATTCAATAAGTTTGTACACGATGGCTCAGATCCTAGTACGGAAGCTTTTATGCTATCTACCGATGCCGCAAAGGATGGTAATAGCGTATACGCTGTCATCACGTCTCACAGCAATCCGCAATCCGACACCGCGGTCTTTGACGATATTAAAAGTCTAACCCCTCTTGCCTCAACCACTCAAATTCGAAGCTTGAAAAATCTTTGTGACGAGATGGATAGTCAAAATGAGCCAGGTTTCAG ATTCCGGACCTCTTCATTGTCTGTGAAATTTAATCTATCAACGCTGGAACAGATTGATGCCTTTCATAAAGAATCTGTGGCTCTCCTAAAGGATTGCGATGGTTTCGTGCCCTCCATATTATACCAACCATTGGTCGGTTCTATGCTTCCAAAGGACGCGATTGGCAATGCGTTGGGAATCAAACCGGAAGACACACCTTTAATAA TTATAGCAATTCTTTGGAGGTGGACAGACGTTCAACATGATAAGATGATCTTCGACGTTGCCGATCAGTTTGTGGACAAAGTTGAGAAGGCCGCTCGGGCTCAGGGCACGTTCCACCGCTACCAATATCTCAACTATGCAGCCAGACACCAGGATGTATACGGTAGTTATGGGGAGGAGAACATAAAGCGCCTTCTAGAGATCAAAACAAAGTATGATCCTGAAGATTTGATGTCGACACTGCGTCCAGGTATCATCCAGTTGTCGGGCTCGCAGAAGGCATGA
- a CDS encoding major facilitator superfamily domain-containing protein: MATQVLTKLQSVELQPVSGLPASAPVEALHDPSGDSSSAIPAEDGETLIIHSKARASFVVAQLLGLNLFSSFCNGVVVVGLPAMAASLHIDEGLLVWPTSVFYLTAGSCLLLAGSITDVIGTKTMSLIGAFAAAVSAMACGLAQTGGQLIAFRALQGITNAIIVPSSVSIISTNLEEGRPRNLGFACLGFAGPIGFSLGLVLGGVFADSTGWRAAFYLAAATTFALFLVGVWTLPKVVVRPRTSVWSRILKEVDIIGAFVGTASLAMLSYVLAILSADIHSIHKASTIILLVISAIFILVFIGWMQYQEKHQRNALIPNSLWRNWVFTSCCLMVLLTTAVCNCMELYSSLLFQQVQIQSALHASLQILPSLISGALTNISTGIFVNRMPVMWSVLISSTLSTVAPLLMALIKPSWPYWYDAFFAQILAPLSCDILFTVGLLVVSDVFPTHMQALSGAVFNTCAQLGTAIGLTVTSLIAASVTNASLDADKASPSALMVGYRAVFWTMFAAMALVCVLSVLGLRMVKQLGVKRD; this comes from the exons ATGGCAACACAAGTACTTACGAAATTACAATCGGTAGAGCTCCAGCCTGTCAGTGGCCTCCCTGCATCGGCACCAGTTGAAGCATTGCATGATCCGTCGGGAGACTCTTCGTCCGCCATACCAGCAGAGGACGGCGAAACGCTCATCATCCACTCGAAAGCTCGAGCTAGTTTTGTTGTTGCTCAGCTCTTGGGCTTGAatctcttcagcagcttctgcaatggtgttgtcgttgtcggCCtaccagccatggcggcgtccTTGCATATCGACGAGGGACTTCTTGTCTGGCCTACCTCCGTCTTCTACCTGACTGCAGGTTCGTGTCTGTTACTGGCTGGTTCTATCACCGACGTGATAGGCACCAAAACTATGAGCTTGATCGGGGCCTTCGCTGCTGCCGTCTCAGCGATGGCCTGCGGTTTAGCCCAAACCGGTGGCCAATTGATTGCGTTTCGTGCCTTGCAGGGTATCACAAACGCCATCATTGTTCCTTCGTCTGTCTCCATTATCTCGACCAACTTGGAGGAAGGAAGGCCGCGCAACCTAGGCTTTGCATGCTTGGGCTTCGCTGGTCCGATCGGATTCTCTCTTGGGCTCGTCCTTGGCGGCGTTTTTGCTGATAGCACCGGCTGGAGGGCGGCATTTTACCTTGCCGCAGCCACCACTTTCGCATTATTCTTGGTCGGTGTTTGGACGTTGCCAAAAGTCGTTGTTCGTCCAAGAACATCGGTTTGGTCTAGAATTCTGAAAGAGGTTGACATCATCGGTGCATTCGTTGGGACTGCAAGTTTGGCGATGCTGTCTTATGTTCTAGC AATCTTGTCTGCCGACATCCACAGTATTCACAAGGCGTCTACCATTATTCTTCTAGTAATTAGTGCTATCTTTATCTTAGTATTTATAGGATGGATGCAATACCAGGAAAAGCACCAGCGCAATGCGCTTATCCCCAACTCTCTATGGAGAAACTGGGTGTTCACCAGTTGTTGCCTGATGGTACTACTCACCACGGCTGTTTGTAACTGCATGGAATTGTATAGCAGTCTGCT CTTCCAGCAAGTACAGATTCAATCGGCGCTGCATGCTTCACTCCAGATTCTTCCGTCTCTTATTTCTGGAGCACTAACCAACATATCGACCGGGATCTTTGTAAACCGTATGCCTGTCATGTGGTCTGTActcatctcctccactcTTAGCACAGTTGCGCCTCTTCTTATGGCCCTGATCAAACCCAGCTGGCCATATTGGTACGATGCTTTCTTTGCCCAG ATTCTGGCTCCATTGAGTTGCGATATCCTCTTCACAGTTGGCCTTCTCGTCGTGTCAGACGTTTTCCCAACACACATGCAGGCTTTGAGCGGAGCCGTTTTCAACACTTGCGCACAGCTTGGAACCGCCATTGGCCTCACAGTCACCTCACTCATCGCTGCCTCCGTAACCAATGCATCTCTTGACGCCGACAAAGCCTCGCCTAGTGCCCTCATGGTTGGATATCGAGCCGTCTTCTGGACTATGTTTGCCGCCATGGCTTTAGTTTGTGTTCTAAGTGTGCTCGGATTAAGGATGGTCAAACAATTGGGAGTGAAGCGAGACTGA
- a CDS encoding male sterility protein domain-containing protein: MGYLNAPGQTETVFVVDPAWLTDGHACATGRRGRLYKTGDLVRSNRDWTFDYIGRKDTMVKIRGQRVDLRAMESPVRVKEVLVESIIPNQNSENASIACFLYLEYTLLQGLQAEIDRSLRAVLPDYMTPSLYFQLSEVPYTPSGKINRKLLRSLASQISSQDLMSCRIFPQEACILPHNDTEVALQRLWAETLGLDAAVVYTNISFLQYGGDSLSAIVLSKALRIEFKLSIQVPQLLRRETTIEHLATLVEYHKNGQIVDEPHMDISTSLEGWITRLGSISINLPSTDSLGSRGSRVLLTGATGYLGTHILGELFNSRQVRNIIIIVRAANIEIARERVREVAVTAGWWKESAFSRIEVWLGDLAEPRLGLQEENWAKVSNIDTIIHNGAVVNYSASYDVLEKANVISTFHLLEAALQSQRLRTFIFISGGIKQGFHQSDQEYLRALNEAEGYSQAKYVSEQLTLAAGRLYNEVVHPSSTREDEREPANTGRTFMVIKPGYIIGDQVAGLSNTDDYIWRLVAGAVRMGCFPSDPPDYWLDIAEVTYVAKYVACQAQLGVPKSASGPMTPPRSIHSGCSSPSSEDDRETGILDPTKVFHDMSRGLPVREFWNAIQSQARIALKQLDWDSWIAQANADVDQDKEAHPLWAIQLHLGPALGDRITAEEVKIRSTEESNTLGEIEAAVRRSVEYLYSIQFIVLPVEEGSLNSSPANWSYPSSSDTDSSADDDEHLAQRRVIGSAQAKHYHAIISRSKLRY; encoded by the exons ATGGGATATCTGAATGCGCCAGGGCAAACAGAAACAGTCTTTGTTGTTGATCCCGCATGGCTAACTGACGGTCATGCCTGTGCTACGGGCCGACGGGGCAGGCTGTATAAGACAGGAGATCTTGTGCGAAGCAACCGAGACTGGACTTTCGATTATATCGGCCGCAAGGATACCATGGTCAAAATACGTGGCCAACGTGTCGATCTGA GAGCCATGGAATCGCCGGTCCGAGTGAAAGAAGTACTCGTTGAGTCTATAATACCCAACCAAAATAGCGAAAATGCCAGCATTGCCTGTTTTTTATACTTGGAAT ACACATTGTTACAGGGCCTTCAAGCAGAGATTGATCGTTCTCTACGGGCCGTTCTTCCTGACTATATGACGCCATCTCTATATTTCCAGCTGTCCGAAGTACCATATACTCCGTCCGGAAAAATTAACAGAAAACTTTTGCGCTCTTTGGCATCACAGATATCTAGTCAAGATTTGATGTCATGCCGTATCTTTCCACAAGAAGCTTGTATTTTGCCTCACAATGATACTGAAGTGGCTCTTCAGCGCCTTTGGGCGGAAACTTTGGGATTGGACGCGGCTGTGGTTTACACAAACATAAGCTTTCTTCAATACGGTGGAGACTCTCTTAGTGCTATTGTCCTCTCAAAGGCATTAAGGATAGAGTTCAAGCTGAGCATACAAGTACCGCAACTCTTGCGTCGAGAGACTACGATTGAACATCTAGCAACACTGGTGGAGTATCACAAAAATGGCCAAATAGTCGATGAGCCACATATGGATATATCTACAAGTCTGGAAGGTTGGATAACACGACTTGGAAGTATATCTATAAATCTTCCGAGCACGGATTCCCTGGGAAGTCGGGGCTCCCGGGTATTGCTAACAGGTGCAACTGGATATCTGGGAACACATATTTTAGGCGAACTGTTCAACAGCCGCCAAGTGAGAAATATTATCATCATAGTACGGGCAGCGAACATTGAAATTGCCCGAGAACGGGTTCGCGAAGTCGCAGTTACTGCAGGGTGGTGGAAGGAGAGTGCATTCTCTCGCATTGAAGTCTGGTTAGGAGACTTGGCCGAACCACGGTTGGGCttacaagaagaaaattggGCAAAGGTGTCCAATATCGACACAATCATACACAACGGCGCTGTTGTGAATTATAGTGCTAGCTACGACGtcttggaaaaggcaaacgTCATCTCAACCTTCCACTTATTAGAGGCGGCTCTCCAGTCTCAACGCCTTCGAactttcatcttcatctctggTGGCATCAAACAAGGCTTTCACCAGTCAGATCAAGAGTACCTACGAGCTCTCAACGAAGCGGAAGGATATAGCCAGGCCAAATATGTGTCGGAGCAACTAACACTAGCCGCGGGCCGCCTATACAACGAAGTCGTCCACCCTTCTTCCACACGGGAGGATGAGAGGGAGCCGGCAAATACGGGCCGAACCTTCATGGTTATCAAACCTGGCTACATAATTGGCGATCAAGTGGCTGGTCTTTCCAACACAGACGACTATATTTGGAGGTTGGTCGCCGGAGCAGTTCGCATGGGATGCTTTCCTTCTGACCCGCCAGACTATTGGCTGGATATAGCAGAGGTCACTTATGTCGCAAAATATGTGGCTTGCCAAGCGCAGCTTGGAGTACCCAAAAGTGCTTCCGGACCTATGACCCCTCCCAGGTCCATTCACAGCGGCTGTTCCAGTCCCAGCAGCGAGGATGATCGAGAAACTGGAATATTGGACCCTACTAAGGTATTCCATGATATGAGCCGCGGTCTACCTGTTAGAGAATTCTGGAATGCTATCCAGTCGCAAGCTCGAATAGCCCTTAAACAATTAGATTGGGATTCATGGATTGCTCAAGCCAATGCTGATGTTgatcaagacaaagaagcccaCCCGCTGTGGGCCATTCAGCTACATTTGGGGCCGGCCCTTGGCGATAGAATAACGGCCGAAGAAGTCAAGATCAGGTCAACGGAAGAATCTAATACCTTAGGCGAGATTGAGGCGGCAGTCCGACGCTCTGTAGAGTACCTTTACAGCATCCAGTTCATCGTCCTTCCGGTCGAAGAGGGGTCTCTAAACTCTTCACCCGCTAACTGGAGTTATCCATCGAGTAGCGATACCGACAGTTCCGCAGACGACGATGAACATCTGGCACAAAGAAGAGTCATCGGAAGTGCCCAGGCAAAACATTACCATGCGATTATTAGTCGATCCAAGTTGAGGTATTGA
- a CDS encoding aminotransferase class-V domain-containing protein — protein sequence MAPSITTAEDGEHVSSVKVQNNNHASQHLNGQNTTDVTYSSIYTTKSGESIRDAIDMSQVRSHFPVLSGETVLFNNASGTVVLGDAVAIASERMISMPIDRGDGDPRSDAAQAEYANNWLQCAAFINADPSEIAFGPSTTALFRLLSQSLQPYLNSDAEMVCSTLCHEAAASSWVYLARSLGITIKWWTPSQDETDSPCLTVESLKPLLTPKTRLVTCNHVSNVVGTIHPIRELADLVHTIPGCMIAVDGVAWAPHRPVDVKALDVDFYCFSWYKVFGPHIAQLYAHRRAQDRYMSSINHYFLDASTLDGKIHLGNVCYELEAMCGPISKYLSNVGWDAIIQQETVLTKVFLDYLLSRPTVYRVFGKQTADPSQRVSIVIFEVLGRKSSDIVMKIHVRDRFRLMWGDCWAPRATFDVLRPHSDGIIRASFVHYNTVSEVLALCDELEHVISTSES from the exons ATGGCACCGAGTATTACTACAGCGGAAGACGGCGAACACGTCTCGTCTGTTAAGGTgcaaaacaacaaccacGCTTCTCAGCACCTTAATGGACAAAACACAACGGACGTCACCTATTCTAGCATCTACACTACCAAGTCTGGAGAGTCTATTCGTGATGCGATTGACATGAGCCAAGTCCGAAGTCACTTTCCTGTTCTTAGCGGGGAGACCGTACTGTTCAATAATGCCTCGGGGACCGTGGTATTGGGGGATGCTGTTGCAAT AGCAAGTGAAAGAATGATTTCCATGCCAATTGAtcgtggagatggagacCCTCGAAGTGACGCGGCACAAGCCGAGTATGCGAATAATTGGCTCCAGTGTGCGGCCTTCATCAACGCCGATCCGTCGGAAATTG CTTTCGGACCGTCTACGACTGCTTTGTTTCGGCTATTAAGTCAGTCCTTGCAACCATATCTCAATTCCGACGCTGAGATGGTCTGCTCTACTCTGTGCCATGAAGCGGCAGCAAGCTCGTGGGTATATCTTGCCCGAAGTTTGGGCATCACTATCAAATGGTGGACACCATCACAAGACGAGACAGACAGCCCTTGTCTCACGGTTGAATCACTCAAACCTCTTCTGACTCCCAAAACGCGCCTCGTTACTTGCAATCACGTCTCTAATGTGGTTGGGACGATACATCCAATTCGGGAGCTGGCCGATCTTGTTCATACCATTCCTGGCTGCATGATTGCTGTGGATGGAGTTGCCTGGGCTCCCCACCGTCCAGTAGATGTCAAAGCACTTGATGTGGATTTTTACTGCTTCAGCTGGTACAAAGTATTCGGCCCACATATAGCACAGTTATACGCACATCGTCGCGCACAAGACCGCTATATGAGCAGTATCAACCATTACTTCCTTGATGCCTCTACCCTTGATGGCAAAATTCACTTAGGTAATGTTTGCTACGAGCTGGAAGCCATGTGTGGTCCCATCTCGAAGTATTTGAGTAACGTTGGATGGGACGCTATCATCCAGCAGGAGACCGTCCTGACCAAAGTCTTTTTGGATTACTTGCTCAGTCGACCTACAGTCTACCGAGTGTTCGGAAAACAAACCGCAGATCCAAGTCAGCGAGTGTCAATTGTGATATTCGAGGTGCTTGGGCGCAAGTCTAGTGATATTGTGATGAAGATTCATGTTCGCGACCGCTTCCGGCTCATGTGGGGTGATTGCTGGGCACCACGAGCAACATTTGACGTTCTCCGACCACACAGCGACGGAATTATTCGGGCTAGTTTTGTTCACTATAACACGGTGAGCGAAGTTCTAGCATTGTGTGATGAGCTGGAACATGTGATTTCCACTTCTGAATCGTGA
- a CDS encoding arginase family domain-containing protein, with product MASFRRLPATFFVIAALSLSVRGSSEATLEDLWGSDWAFSGISTFNHLPYARCLVNRSEIFDIAVVGVPFDSLTTYRSGAREGPKAIRWASGRHLSGRSFHPSLHFNPYESWASVLDCGDIPVVPIDPVLAMKQMGDALFELLSRSTSQKSRWSHPRLILLGGDHSIVLPMLRALHKIRREPVALLHFDAHIDTMDPDSYPRKAWKSQASEIHHGTVFWQAAQEGLLLPGHLVHAGVHGRVSSLQDFHSDDSLGFLRIPVEEMDDEGADAIIKKIHDTIGEDVPVYVSIDIDVLDPAFAPGTGAPETGGWTSREMMRIMTVLSKLDVVGLDIVEVTPAYDSAGGDTAFAAANLAYEAISMMVQKEMETSKFEAKAGYKYQNDEL from the exons ATGGCTTCTTTTCGACGACTACCTGCGACTTTCTTTGTCATAGCTGCCCTTTCTTTGTCCGTCAGAGGATCTTCGGAGGCTACTCTTGAAGATCTATGGGGCTCCGAT TGGGCATTCTCTGGTATTTCGACATTTAATCACCTCCCATACGCACGATGCTTGGTCAATCGCTCCGAAATATTCGATATCGCCGTTGTAGGCGTTCCTTTCGACTCTCTTACTACGTACCGATCAG GAGCTCGTGAGGGCCCAAAGGCAATCCGATGGGCATCTGGGCGCCATCTCTCTGGTAGAAGCTTCCATCCCAGCCTTCATTTCAACCCGTACGAATCATGGGCGTCGGTTTTAGACTGCGGCGACATACCCGTCGTTCCAATCGATCCCGTTCTAGCGATGAAACAGATGGGTGATGCCCTATTTGAGCTGCTGTCACGTTCTACCTCGCAGAAAAGCCGATGGAGTCATCCTCGGCTGATACTTCTTGGTGGTGACCACTCCATTGTGCTTCCAATGCTCCGGGCTCTACATAAGATTCGACGGGAGCCTGTCGCACTTCTCCATTTCGATGCACACATCGACACGATGGATCCTGACTCATATCCACGCAAGGCCTGGAAGTCACAGGCTTCTGAGATCCATCACGGGACGGTGTTCTGGCAGGCAGCTCAGGAGGGTCTCCTTCTCCCGGGCCATCTAGTTCATGCCGGCGTTCATGGTAGAGTTTCGAGCCTGCAGGATTTCCACAGCGACGACTCTCTCGGATTTCTGCGCATCCCTGTCGAAGAGATGGACGATGAAGGCGCTGACGCtatcatcaagaagattcACGACACAATTGGGGAGGACGTGCCCGTGTATGTCAGTATTGACATTGATGTACTTGACCCGGCATTTGCCCCAGGAACTGGCGCTCCTGAAACGGGTGGCTGGACGTCTCGcgagatgatgagaatcaTGACCGTTCTCTCCAAGTTGGACGTTGTTGGCCTGGATATTGTGGAAGTTACTCCAGCCTATGACAGCGCCGGAGGCGATACGGCTTTTGCGGCTGCAAATCTTGCCTACGAAGCTATCTCAATGATGGTTCAAAAGGAAATGGAGACCAGTAAATTTGAGGCAAAGGCGGGCTACAAGTACCAAAACGATGAATTGTAA